In Reichenbachiella agarivorans, one genomic interval encodes:
- a CDS encoding porin, translating into MKKFTKILLAALLIASFAANAQDEEESSSPLEISGSVDTYYFADFSDTKNRTTWFAEDQAAVGIGMIDLALSKTVGKATFVGELGFGPRGDGAGDNTGLAATAAGSIQNLYVSYAFSDKFSMTGGFMGTFVGYEVISPAANFNYTASYLFSNGPFQNAGVRADYAFSDKVSLMVGVFGTQWDSYSYTGMDNFGTQLTLSPVDGLDIYLNYITGSQFKQWDITAGYQATDALYIGANVSQNMEYGDDPDGGFFGAAAYLQYGISDSFALGLRYENFAYEFDGAPSINSLTLSGNIFAGPLTIIPEIRFDSSDQDIFVDADDAGTGSFIEAGIAAVFAF; encoded by the coding sequence ATGAAAAAATTTACCAAAATATTATTGGCTGCACTTTTAATTGCCTCTTTTGCTGCTAATGCACAAGATGAAGAGGAATCTTCTTCTCCATTGGAGATTTCAGGATCCGTTGATACTTATTATTTTGCCGATTTTTCTGATACTAAGAATAGAACAACTTGGTTTGCTGAGGATCAAGCAGCTGTTGGTATTGGTATGATTGACTTAGCACTCTCCAAAACTGTAGGTAAAGCTACTTTCGTAGGAGAATTAGGTTTTGGTCCTCGTGGTGATGGCGCTGGTGATAATACAGGTTTAGCTGCAACAGCTGCTGGAAGTATCCAAAATTTGTATGTTTCATATGCATTTTCTGATAAATTCTCAATGACTGGAGGTTTTATGGGAACGTTTGTAGGTTATGAGGTTATATCTCCAGCTGCTAACTTTAACTATACAGCTTCTTACCTTTTCTCAAATGGTCCTTTCCAAAACGCAGGTGTTAGAGCTGATTATGCTTTTTCGGATAAAGTATCTTTGATGGTAGGAGTATTCGGAACCCAGTGGGATTCATACAGTTATACAGGTATGGATAACTTTGGTACTCAGCTGACATTGTCTCCAGTAGATGGTTTAGATATTTATTTGAATTACATCACTGGTTCTCAGTTCAAGCAGTGGGATATTACTGCTGGATACCAAGCTACTGATGCACTTTACATCGGTGCGAATGTTTCTCAAAACATGGAGTATGGAGACGATCCTGATGGAGGATTCTTTGGTGCTGCGGCATACCTACAGTACGGAATCTCTGATTCTTTCGCTTTAGGCTTGAGATATGAGAATTTTGCATATGAGTTTGATGGAGCGCCATCTATTAATTCATTGACTTTGTCAGGAAATATCTTTGCTGGTCCTTTGACAATTATCCCAGAGATTAGATTTGATTCATCTGATCAAGATATTTTCGTAGATGCTGATGATGCAGGTACTGGTTCATTTATAGAGGCTGGTATTGCGGCAGTGTTTGCATTCTAA
- a CDS encoding ammonium transporter, whose product MSEMSTEVAAQASEGAVALFTANNIWMMLATALVFIMHLGFAGVEAGFGQSKNTVNILFKNTITPIIGLLTYYICGFNLMYPGEFNGYLGFAGPFIGFDSATDGDSIDYASAGYTYWTDFLFQGMFAATAATIVSGAIAERVKVSAYMIFTVIYVGLVYPILGSWKWGGGFLDGMGFYDFAGSTLVHSVGGWGALAGIMVLGPRLGKYVDGKVIDKPGASVPLAVIGVFLLWLGWFGFNGGSVLSADPDLVSYVLVTTCLAACTGGLFGFITAKFVFKRMDLGMMLNGILAGLVGITAGADVVSVPSALIIGAVAGVIVVFSAITLDKFKLDDVVGAVSVHLTCGIWGTLAVGIFGIGEFSFMTQLIGVLCYAAAAFPIAFILFFVMKKTIGIRVSEQHETEGLDSHEHGIRGYTIIVE is encoded by the coding sequence ATGAGTGAGATGTCTACAGAGGTTGCGGCTCAAGCTTCCGAAGGAGCTGTTGCACTTTTTACGGCAAACAACATCTGGATGATGTTGGCTACAGCTTTGGTGTTTATCATGCACTTAGGCTTTGCAGGTGTGGAGGCTGGTTTTGGACAATCCAAAAACACAGTAAACATCCTGTTTAAAAACACTATCACACCTATCATCGGTTTGTTGACTTACTACATCTGTGGTTTCAACTTGATGTATCCTGGTGAATTCAACGGTTATTTGGGTTTTGCTGGTCCATTCATTGGATTTGATTCAGCAACTGATGGTGATTCAATTGATTACGCAAGTGCTGGTTACACTTACTGGACTGACTTCTTGTTCCAAGGGATGTTTGCTGCGACAGCTGCAACTATCGTATCAGGTGCAATCGCTGAGCGCGTAAAAGTTTCTGCTTACATGATCTTCACTGTGATCTACGTAGGTTTGGTTTACCCTATCCTAGGTTCATGGAAATGGGGTGGTGGATTCCTTGATGGCATGGGCTTCTATGATTTCGCAGGATCTACTTTGGTTCACTCTGTTGGTGGATGGGGTGCATTGGCCGGTATCATGGTTTTGGGACCAAGATTGGGCAAATACGTAGATGGCAAAGTGATCGACAAGCCAGGAGCATCTGTTCCGTTGGCAGTTATCGGTGTATTCTTGCTATGGTTAGGTTGGTTCGGATTCAACGGCGGCTCTGTCTTGTCTGCTGATCCAGATCTAGTATCTTATGTATTGGTTACAACTTGTCTTGCTGCATGTACAGGTGGTCTATTTGGTTTCATCACTGCAAAATTCGTCTTCAAAAGAATGGATTTGGGTATGATGCTCAACGGTATCTTGGCTGGTCTAGTAGGTATCACAGCTGGTGCTGATGTGGTTTCAGTTCCTTCTGCATTGATCATTGGTGCAGTAGCTGGTGTGATTGTGGTATTCTCTGCGATTACTTTGGACAAGTTCAAATTGGATGACGTAGTAGGTGCAGTTTCTGTTCACTTGACATGTGGTATCTGGGGTACACTGGCCGTAGGTATCTTCGGTATCGGTGAGTTCTCATTCATGACTCAATTGATCGGAGTGCTTTGCTATGCTGCTGCAGCATTCCCAATCGCTTTCATCTTGTTCTTTGTGATGAAGAAAACTATTGGTATCAGAGTGTCTGAGCAACATGAGACCGAAGGTCTTGACAGCCATGAGCACGGTATCAGAGGTTATACCATCATTGTTGAGTAA
- a CDS encoding YraN family protein: protein MNNQQTGVDAENLAANYYVQRGFKILERNYRYRKAEIDIIARSKDLIVFIEVKFRKGNRYGYPEEFVSKNQRSLILSGADHYLTKIDWQKNIRFDIISIDAQMKITPFEDAFH from the coding sequence ATGAATAATCAACAAACTGGAGTAGACGCAGAAAATCTAGCGGCAAACTATTATGTACAAAGAGGTTTCAAGATATTGGAAAGAAACTACCGATACCGAAAAGCTGAAATCGATATCATTGCAAGGAGCAAGGATCTGATTGTTTTTATTGAAGTGAAATTTAGAAAAGGCAATAGATACGGATACCCCGAGGAATTTGTCTCTAAAAATCAAAGGTCACTCATTCTGTCTGGTGCGGATCACTACCTCACCAAAATTGACTGGCAAAAAAATATCCGGTTCGACATCATATCAATAGATGCACAAATGAAGATCACACCATTTGAGGATGCGTTTCACTAA
- a CDS encoding AMP-dependent synthetase/ligase, with amino-acid sequence MKTPTRVFDFLYYQRDMTPQSVCLAHKQNGSWKKYSTQDVLDIVAKLGLGLIKLGVEPGDKVAIISSNRPEWNFVDQACAEIGAVSVPMYPTITADDFKYIFEHAGVKVIFASSSELISKAQLASQDLSIEHLYSFDDVEGAANWKQILSLDPEGDLHVMAQRKAAIVPNDLFTIIYTSGTTGRPKGVMLSHENVVSNALAVKSALKDLLDAGSKALSFLPLCHILERTASFFYFYSGISVYYAESMDTIGENLKEVRPQMFTTVPRLLEKIYDKIISKGYELSWAKRKLFFWAVDLGLQFEPFTDQGLWYNLQLTLARKLVFSKWKEALGNDLSYILVGAAALQPRLARVFWAAEIPVCEGYGLTETSPGIAFNVPYEGGVKVGSVGKVLDRIEVKIAEDGEILCKGPNVMLGYYRSPEQTADVMVEGWFHTGDIGVLEDGFLRITDRKKEMFKTSGGKYIAPQQMENRFKESPYIEQIMILGEGQKFPSALIVPNKEALEEWSKSQNIIDTNPEILYRHPKVLELYQAEINRFNEDFGNWEQVKRFEIVESVWGIDTGELTPTLKLKRRVIRDKFANLIERIYGLSS; translated from the coding sequence ATGAAAACACCAACTCGCGTATTTGATTTTCTATATTATCAAAGGGATATGACGCCTCAGAGCGTTTGTTTGGCTCACAAGCAAAATGGGAGTTGGAAGAAATATTCTACACAGGACGTACTCGATATTGTTGCCAAGCTAGGACTAGGCCTCATCAAGTTGGGTGTGGAGCCTGGTGATAAGGTGGCCATCATCTCATCCAATCGGCCAGAGTGGAATTTTGTGGATCAAGCCTGTGCAGAAATCGGTGCTGTTTCAGTCCCGATGTACCCTACGATTACTGCGGATGATTTCAAATATATTTTCGAACATGCAGGAGTCAAAGTCATCTTTGCGTCAAGCAGTGAGTTGATCTCAAAGGCACAATTGGCAAGTCAGGATTTGTCTATTGAACATTTGTATTCTTTTGATGATGTGGAGGGTGCGGCGAATTGGAAGCAGATTTTGAGTCTGGATCCAGAGGGAGATTTGCACGTGATGGCGCAGCGCAAAGCGGCAATTGTACCAAACGATTTGTTCACCATTATATATACATCAGGGACCACAGGCAGACCCAAGGGTGTCATGCTCAGCCATGAGAATGTAGTCAGCAATGCACTGGCGGTGAAAAGTGCCTTGAAGGATTTGCTGGATGCAGGATCCAAAGCATTGAGTTTTTTGCCCCTTTGCCATATTTTGGAGAGGACAGCTTCCTTTTTCTATTTCTATAGCGGGATATCTGTTTATTATGCCGAAAGCATGGATACGATTGGTGAAAACCTGAAAGAGGTGCGTCCGCAAATGTTTACCACAGTCCCTAGGTTGCTTGAAAAAATCTACGATAAGATCATTTCAAAGGGATATGAATTGTCATGGGCCAAGAGAAAACTGTTCTTTTGGGCGGTGGATTTGGGATTGCAATTTGAACCCTTCACAGATCAAGGCCTTTGGTACAATCTGCAATTGACATTGGCTAGAAAGCTAGTGTTCTCCAAGTGGAAGGAAGCATTGGGGAATGATTTGTCATATATATTGGTGGGTGCGGCAGCATTGCAGCCTAGATTGGCTAGGGTGTTTTGGGCCGCCGAGATTCCTGTATGTGAGGGGTATGGGTTGACTGAGACGTCTCCAGGTATCGCCTTCAACGTGCCATATGAAGGTGGTGTGAAGGTAGGGAGTGTTGGCAAAGTTTTGGATCGAATAGAGGTGAAGATTGCCGAAGATGGCGAGATTCTTTGCAAAGGTCCCAATGTGATGTTGGGATATTATAGGTCTCCTGAGCAGACTGCAGATGTCATGGTCGAGGGCTGGTTTCATACTGGAGACATTGGTGTGCTGGAAGACGGTTTTTTGCGCATCACTGACCGGAAGAAGGAAATGTTTAAGACTTCAGGAGGAAAATATATTGCGCCACAGCAGATGGAGAATCGATTCAAGGAGTCTCCCTATATAGAACAAATCATGATATTGGGTGAGGGGCAGAAATTTCCGTCAGCACTGATTGTACCGAACAAAGAGGCGCTAGAGGAGTGGAGCAAAAGTCAAAATATAATTGACACCAATCCTGAAATCTTGTACCGTCATCCAAAAGTTTTGGAACTTTATCAGGCTGAAATCAATCGCTTCAATGAAGACTTTGGTAACTGGGAACAAGTCAAACGATTTGAAATCGTGGAAAGCGTTTGGGGAATTGACACAGGGGAGTTGACACCTACACTCAAGTTGAAGCGAAGAGTGATCAGAGATAAATTTGCGAACTTGATAGAGCGTATTTATGGTCTTTCGTCTTGA
- a CDS encoding nucleoside phosphorylase — translation MQVISETDLIINKDGSVYHLNLKPENITDTIITVGDPSRVFRVSQYFDKIDFEMNRREFITHKGTYKGKKVTVISTGMGTDNVEIFMTEIDALANVDLETREVRAKKRKLNIIRIGTSGSLQEDLRLGSHLVSDFGIGLDTLMTFYNLRQTGFENTLTNKLKEYLNFPFKPYCVEGSTILREKFAHDMVRGNTVTCPGFYAPQGRIVRMDVTYPHLMEDLMYFHMEDFWLTNFEMETAGYYALGRLMGHEVLSLNAIIANRVKNKFSKDPDKVIDSLIKKVLDRL, via the coding sequence ATGCAAGTAATATCTGAGACTGATCTAATAATCAACAAAGACGGTAGTGTCTACCATCTGAATCTGAAACCTGAAAACATTACTGATACCATCATCACGGTTGGAGATCCTAGCCGTGTGTTTCGGGTCAGTCAATACTTTGATAAGATTGATTTTGAGATGAATCGTCGTGAGTTCATCACGCACAAGGGTACATACAAAGGCAAAAAGGTCACGGTCATTAGCACAGGAATGGGAACTGATAATGTCGAGATCTTCATGACAGAGATTGATGCATTGGCCAATGTAGATCTAGAAACCAGAGAAGTCAGGGCAAAAAAGAGAAAGCTTAATATCATACGCATCGGTACCTCAGGGAGCCTTCAGGAAGACCTCAGGTTGGGTTCTCATTTGGTTTCCGATTTCGGAATCGGACTGGATACTTTGATGACTTTTTACAACCTACGCCAGACTGGTTTTGAAAACACACTGACCAATAAACTCAAAGAGTATCTCAATTTTCCTTTCAAACCTTATTGTGTGGAGGGTTCTACCATACTGAGGGAAAAATTTGCCCATGATATGGTGCGAGGCAATACTGTAACGTGCCCTGGTTTTTATGCACCACAAGGTAGGATCGTAAGGATGGATGTGACCTATCCCCATTTGATGGAAGATCTGATGTATTTTCATATGGAGGATTTTTGGTTGACAAATTTTGAGATGGAGACTGCAGGCTACTATGCACTGGGTAGATTGATGGGACACGAAGTACTCAGCCTCAATGCCATCATCGCCAATAGAGTCAAGAACAAATTCTCTAAGGATCCAGATAAAGTAATTGATTCTTTAATCAAGAAGGTTTTAGACAGACTTTAG